The Poecilia reticulata strain Guanapo linkage group LG1, Guppy_female_1.0+MT, whole genome shotgun sequence DNA window AGATCtgcctctttttaaaaaaagaaaaaaaacccatacaAAAATCAATGTATGAACATGAGATCAAAAACTACGATTTTTCAGTTTACAGGCAAACATTTAATTATACACCGTcctgttaaaaatacaatgtcaAATATTGGCTATGTAACAacctcattttaaaacttaaatattatctgtacttttttttttctccccctaaACATAACCCTCGATGCTCAAAAGACCTGTACATTCAGAAGTGCATGGGTGCCAAGTTAAATGCTATAATTGCCTGAAAATCTGTAACAGCATAGATTTTGCAGAAATGCGTAAATCTACAAGATGATAAATTGCATCTGTCAAGAGctcaatattttttctctcattaGAAGACAAAATAATGAAAGGAGTCGACACTCATTTTATTAAGGGAAGAAGCTGACATTACCAACAGGAAGTAATTTCcttatgtagtttttattttgactatGGAAAAACTATCAGTCAAATTGGTCTTTTCTGGAAGTATGAGAAAAACTTCAGCTTCCTGACCAGTAATGTGCATCAATAGTTGGAGGAGGGGCATTGGaatggatggaagaaaaaaaattactcatgtgtgattaaagagattttaaacCCCAGGAACAATGAAAGAAGATTCAAGGGTTCTTGTAAATCTtacatctttttaaaacctcTGCAGACCTTATTAGAAGCTGATCCCTACTAAGCGCCACCACCTTAGACTATTGAAGCTGCTTCAAACTACATCTAGCAATGTTGGAAATAATATTCCACTTCTGCCTGCTGATGCTCATTCAACACTTACTGGAGCCACATTAACAAATTCTATCAAATTATGCTAattctttttacaaaacaaaacaatttgtgcCTTTATATACTTGCAAATAAATTTGGGCAGTAAAAGggttaaaaggttttttttgttttaagtgtacaaagtgctgctgcacactgccaaCCAGCTGTCTGAAAGGACAGCTGGTTGACACTTTCAAGTCTCGAGTCAATATGAATCTGGTATCAATTATTGCCTTAGGTTTTACTGAAAACTGagacaaaatttaaaagaaatgcatcaaaataaaattattctattATAGTTCAAAATGCTGTTACCCTtaccatttcatattttttggtTAATCACAATAAACGGTAAATGCTATCATCAGCTGAAAAGAAATGTGGTTGTGTGAATAATAACTAATCTACTGGAAGCAGGTTACTCTGGGACTTTTATTGATTCCACTGATTTGTGATCACAAATCAATAGAGGGTACAAATCTaaggttttcagaaaaaaaggtgTCATTTGAGCATTTAAGTGACTGCttgtatttaattcatttaaaaaaatacactaatgGTTTTATGGGTATGAAATGGAAGCAGGTTGGGATAAACACCAGATTAAATATTAAGGATagatattttaacttatttaaaaaaaaataaaaacccaaccCAATGGATTTATATCCATTTATGTTTAATCACAGCTTCAGTTTGGTCAGAAACACAACGTTAGCTAAAACCCAAGTTCAGGTTCTTGGTCCCTGTTCCAGGCTCATCTCCCAGACGGCTGTAGTCGCCGTCGCTCTTCCCCtcccttccccccccccccgtgtAGGTCGCGATCGATAGGCAGGCGCAGCGGCTTCACTAAGTCAGAGTCAGGTGTGCTTTGATCCGTCACAGAAAGCGTCGACGCAGACGGCTGCGTAGATAAGAGTGGAAGAGATGAGCGGTGGGCTCGTTAAGAACGTGGAGCAGCTTTCTGTGGTTATATGTTGAGCTTAAGGCAGCGGGAGTCCATGCGCTGATGGGCGGAGTCGCTCTGCTTTTCTCCTGATCCGAAAACGGCGCTCTCTCTGTTCAACTAGGGCAGACGAGCTGAGCTCAGAGTACCGGGTTCTGTAGAACCGTCTTACAGCAGGATCTTCACCCCTCCCTGCGGAGACTGGGGACTGTGGGATACAACTCTGGGAGGAGCCGGTCCGAACTCTAACCGCTTCACCAGACTGAAAGACAAGCCAAAACTGGATCATGAGAACTCGCCACACGGCTTGGTTCACGTAGAGCTCCTCCCGTCCAGCGTCTTTCTGACCTGTCGTACTGAGGAGGAGGGCTGAAGCTGCTGGCCTGGACCTCAGGACCCGCGTCTAAACCTGAAGGGCTGCAGGGCCCGGCGGGGAGCATCGGTCTGTTGGAGGACGTCTCGTAGACAAAGTCTCGACAGGACGCAAGCTTCGACTCCAAATTCTGACAGCGATTATGCAAAGTCGGGTCAAAGATGCAAACCCAGAAACAAGAAGAATTTATTTACATATCTATATAAAAAGGTCCAATCTTACCCCAACTTTTCTCAGCAGCTCCCCGACAATGTTCAGTGCAGATATTCTAGCAGATGTGGTCAGAGGGGTTCCTGTTAGACCGTCTCCTGGAAAATAAAAGGCAGCTGTTGAGTTTAGAGTGAGAACCTGAATCACTTGGTCCTAGCTCGTAGTTGTGAATGTCTTGTCATTTACCCCTGCGGATGCTGGAGGCAGGGGGCGTCATGTACGAGGCCACGGGTTTGGAGGGCATGATGGGGATGGACGGATTGGGCGGAGAGGAGCACAGCATTTCCGAGCGGTCTGAGTCTTTGCCCAGGCTGCTGGACGGCCGTCTCTCCTTCTGACGGACGGCCAGCTCCTGGCGGAGGTCTGACACAAACAAAGCCagttggtgtgtgtgcatgtgtaaatCTGTACTAGTCAaccattttgaatatttcagatgtTCAACCGCACAGCATCTtaacctagaaaaaaaaaacaatcccttttaaaatatatgtggTACAAACAGAGCTTCCCGTCTATAAACGAAGTAGCTGAGAATAAACAGAGTAGTCTGACAAcagatttctttaaaagaaaatcttgagCATGGCTAAAGCAGTGCTGGGTCTGCATTTGGCTCCTAATTTCCTGGTGCATGAATAGATCCTTGTTTGGTGCCAGCTGTCAAATTATGTAGAACGTAAGAGGTTAAAACCGACTCCAGCGCTACAAGTCTGCCAGCCTGGCTTATTGACTTCCTGTGCAATTCCACTcaaaaaaaagttcttccagcacagtctgggctttctcccccTGACTTGGGTCGTCTTCGGTAGAATTTCTACCAATTGTGAGCAATGACATCGATTTTCAACGCTGTTTTAGAACTGTAGTCCGACGGTTTTAGCAACGGCAGTGGAGAAAGTCAACGAAGCCGTTCGGTCTGCGTCGGCCAGGCTTTCAACTACTGAATTGACATCAACGGCCGCCTCGTCCAGCTCGGCACTTCGCTCTTTGCAGTGAAGGGCGATTGTTTACAACGCAGGAAATTCCCATTAAGCTTGTTCGTGTCGAATCGTCAAACTACATACGTCACGAGCAAACGTTAGCAACTGGGcgaaatttaaaacttcaagaAAGTCCACgcaatcgtttctcaacagAGCCCAGATCCTCTGTAGGAAGCAAACAGCGAAGGACAAGGGAACTGCTTTTACCAGGCTAGGAGTCTGCATACCTCTGGCTTCATCCTTTAGTCTCTGAACGGACTCCAGCAGGTTCTCCTTCTCGTCCAGCTCGCTTTCCAGGAAAGCGTTCCTCTCGATGACCTGGTTCATGCGCTGCTCGAAGTCCTCCAGAGACATGATGGTAGCCCTGTGACAGAGTtcgcaatttaaaaaaaaaaagtcagtttcacCGCTTACGATTAGTACATTTTGTACAATGCTGTACTTGCTTTAAATGGTagaaagcaagaaaatgtttctctgcagtACCTATTTTAAGCAACACCTCCTGACCTGTGCTACCAATTCATCATGAGCCCAAACACTGCTCCTTTTCCTCTCTATATATACCAGAAAACGgacattttatctttaaacGAGCGATCAATCTAgaataaagcattaaaaaacaaacaaaaaaaagagcaagaaaaatCTTCTTAAGATGTTTGAATTGAAGGTGTAACTAAATTAGTATAGTAATTACAAAAACACTGACCTTTTAGTCCTCTCTAGGTCATCATTGGACTGTTCTAGCTCCCTGATATACTTCTGTAGATGGTCTCTGACCGCCTTGGTCTCGGCCAGATCGTCCTCCAGTGTTGAGATGTGCCTGAAGGCCTCTGAATGCTGCGCCTCGAATTTCTCCTGCAGACGGCACACTGAAAAATCAGCTGACATGTTCAGCTTCACAAGGTCATAGGTCAATCAATACGGAGCAGCATCGTGTATTATTAATGAAGAGTGTTGTCCAGGCATAAcctaaaaatatactttaaaactTTCTCCTTCAGTTCCTGTTTAAATGAATTCAGAACCTTGAACTTGTCCACATTTTTTGGGCATTACATTCATtaattagcatattttatttggctttcaagttattattttacagttaaAGTCTAAAACATGTATGTAGTCCACCTGAATAATCATTTTCTCCCACTTTGCAtttttgcactactttgtggTGTGAAAACTCAGTAAATACACTAAAGACTGGTGTAATGGAGGCTCATAAGGTGCCGtatgaaaagcaaaaagtagCTACTTCATATCTGGTCTGTGTTCTGAATAAAAGTTGTGAGGACAAATTCTCTGTCATTTCTTTTGTAGTGTAGTCATTAGCAATAGTCTGGTCCGTTTATGTACCTTTATGCTTTCTAGTTCCATGCGGAATCTGTTGTTATCCAGCAGCAGTTCTTTGTTCCGACCTTCACACTGCTTTAACTCCGTTTCCAGCTCTGCCTCATAGTCTCGACTCATCTGCTGGAATTCCTGCAGCTCTTCCTGAGCCTCATCCGCCCTGGTGACGAAAATGTGTTCAACTTCACCCAAAACACCCGGAAACACAGTACACTGCTGGGTGGTTACctttgctggtgtttttgtgcTTGTTCTTTCCAGTATTCCAGCTCCTCTTTCAGGGATGGAAATGAGTGTGCTGTTGGCTCTACCATGACTGCTGGATTAATAATGAAATGCAGGGAAATTTCAGCCTTTAAGGTCGCCCGTTAGCACAGGCTAACATGGCTAGATATCTGAAGCAACGTGATCGTTGTCACAGTAGTCAAAGAGCAACATAAGAGTTGTATCTTCTGTGCTCATTTATGACTTTATAAAAGAATAATTACAAGTGGAGTTCAAGAATTAGTATTAGCGCTTAGCTACCTGGAGCTAATCGTGATAGCTAAATGAACAGAACGTATTATGCTATCACATCGCTATGCTAACCCCAAACAGTCCAGACTCACCTGTTTACGACTGGAAAATCAACACATACTACAGATAAGAGACTATTTATCGATGTGAGAATCAGACTGTAACGGATTCAAGACTTGCATTAACTAATCTCCGTTTACGTTAACGCAGCACCGAGCTCTCCAATCAAATACAAACGAACGTTTAACGTTTAGATACTATTGGACGCCGCAAATGACGTAAAGTTGACATTAACCAATCATATTAGCTTACGACAACGTCTCCTATAATCGTCATGAGTGATTCTTGCTATCAGACTGGTTGTTGAATTCAAACAAGTGCTGCGAGATGAtcgtaatttttttcttaatttcttcaCCTTTGGTATGGAGATGTCAATCTTAAAACTTCAGGCCTTCATTATAAATAATacgactttattttttaaaattctttttatttattttttcacatactaaatgtttgttttatatatattacaATCAGTGCAAACAACTTCTAACACATTAAATGCTGTTATTTCTTGTAATaagtacttttattttaccCAGAAATGTTAGTAAAAAGTTGACTAGGATCTAATTTACGACAGCGTTCTCACATAAGAGCTGCTCAAGTCCAAGAATGTTCTAATCTGTCCTTTTATCATCTTGAAGAAAATTCAGTCATCTTGACCGTAGCCTTGAGTTATCGATCTCACTTTACTGTTGTTTCCCTTTTCTTACACGACCAACACTTCTCTAAATACAGTAATTGCTCTTCCTAAACCACGTTTAAGCTAAGCCGTCCATGCAGGTCTTGCACATTTTATAGGATAGCTTGAGTACAAGGGTTTTAAAAGCCATTCAGacataaataaacatgcaaaaagtgcAGCTAAATTTCTCCAAAATTAACAGTTATTCCTGTTAAGAGTGCATGTTGGTCCTTGCACCTGAAATTGTGTCTTTGCTTAAGGCTTTCTCCATCGAAAGCAATCTTGGATTAAAGACGAAACTTTTGTATTCTTGTCAAAGCATCGACGGGACATTCACTGGCAAACCACAGGCCCTGAGCCAAACCCAACGTAGCTTTCCTTGGAACAACTAAACCTTATTTAGGTCAAACTGTCCAGGAACTGTCCTTGTTGTGTGGATCTAAATCTACACATCCAGCATTTTAGGTGAAAATAATGCACATATTCTCCTCTCAGATTTCCTCTTCTTCACCTCTTCTTCTTCAGAAACTGTATGAGCTGAGAGGTtcgggggcaaaaaaaaaatcacaaaagttaATCCAAACCTGTACCCACCATTCCAAATGAAATCTTGAAGAATTTAAAGTAGGAGCAATATTCCACCTTAATCGGTCTAATTAATTTTTAGGCTTATCCATCTCACAGATGTTCGTAATGGAGCCCATCTTCTGACTGTCAAACACATCAGTTTTCACCTGGCTCAGAGTTTGCAGCACGCACATTGTGTCAAACCCCTCCTCAGCAGACTGCTGCAACAACTCCAGCACCTGTTTATGGGAAGCATAAATGACTTGTGAAAGAGACACAAATCCACGGCAACTACTAATCCAATCATCGTGTGACATGGACTCACCTGTAAGCACTTAAAGGACTTGAGTTCACTCAGGTTCTccttcaggaagagcaggtaGATGCTGAGGTCGTTGTAGATGGGTTTAAATTTGCTGAGAGCACCGAACCCAGGCAGCATCTCATAGGCCTGCAGGAAGCTGGAGCTCTGTCGCGCCGGCCCCAGAGCCGCCAGCACCACCAGAGGAGTGAGGAGCAAGTACACGCCCAGGTTGATGTAGCTGAGCAGCCTGAAGACACCCACCGCCACCATCTTGCACTGAACGGCGGCCGGTATCGCGCTGTCGTTCTTTAGCATTCCCGTGCGCACGTCGCAGGGGAACTCGTCGACGAGCGAAGCCAGAAAGATGTAGTAGCAGAGGTAAACGCAGGAAAGCAAGAGGACGAGCAGAGTCAGGCATTGACAGACCATGTACTTGACCACGAGGCCGCAGGAGAACCCCTTGGTCTTTAGATACTGCTCCACTAGAGGGTATTTGAAGCAGCCCTCAGCCAGATCCAAGGCACTGCAGCAGGACAAAGGTACATCTACATGAAGCATAcaactttatattaaataaaatgcacaaacaaaacaaaaaaacagtaacacTGACAATTGTTCTTTATATACAGAGCCACGCAAcatgttctttatattttttttaaataattttctcctgttaaaaaaaaacacaagctgtattgtttttaattgacagagcagaaaaacactaGAGCACTGAGGGCCACATTTGGTGCATCATAGCTTCTTATGTGGGTCTCTAGGAATAGAGAGTCACATAAATACAACCTTCAAAATACCAGTTCTGTGCTGTTTGCTTAAAGATTACTTTAtaaatcaaagcagtttgtaTCTGTATATTTCAAAATTCTCACAAAGATTTGAGAAGCTGTGACAAGACTTAAAGATTGATTCTCACAGTCACTTTCCATCCCAGCTGACTGAACTCGAGCTACTTTGACAAGAAGATTGGAGAAAGGTTTTCGGtctgtaaatgtgcaaatatcCCCCAAAAGACTTCCAGCTGTAACTGCAGTGAAAAACGGTTCTACGAAAATATTGATTCAGAGGAgctgaaaagcacaaaaagcaaTAACAACAATGTataatttctttcttcctcttcacaatcTTGTTCCTGTGTCACATAAGATCTCTTTATAACACAATGAAGTTAGTGCTTATCAAGGGGGTATgaactcttttttcccccctgtctACCTCTGGCTGTCCTGCTCTGCGTCCCTGTCGTCCAAAGTTGCCAAATTTTTGGCCAGTTTAATGGCGTGGTTGTAAAATCGATCCAGCTCCTCCATGATGAAGTTGAGGTCAGACGAGAGGTATGGCACTCCGGTGAAACGCCAGAGTGCGGCGGGGACCGACATGAGGATGGCGATGAGCAGAAGGATGTAAGGAAAGAACTGAGGGTGTCGGAGAAAAGAGAGCAGGAGAACAGGTTTGAATAAAACGGCAAGGAACgcaattttgatttgatttctgtaaatttgACCTTAACCGCTCTCATAAAATGAAGGACATCTAAACACCTCATTAGTTTTCTAGATCTTCGGAGGTGTTTCGAGAACGTTAACAGCTTAGAATACGTTCTGTAGTCACTATGTCCCCTATACACCATTTCATGTTTAGCGTTTGTGTCGGTTTATTGGGCCAGAGCTCACATCAACACTGTACCTTGTGGAGCCAAAGTGGGGAATTGTCGGCCTGGTACTGAACTGCAGCCCAACAAAAAGAGTCCACATATACAGCTTGTTTCATGGAGAAGTTGAAGGGAGTAAAACAGGTGATCTGAGtccctgagagagagagagagagacagtgaATCAAAGCAGACTGGCATTCAAAAAGAtcagaataataatatttataataaaaccTTACTAATGATCACCAGCCTCCCCTCTTTTGCACTCCTGACCCAATTTTTTTGTGAGCCGTTTGTTGCATTATTACTCCTTATAATTAGACTGGGCCCTTTCAATAGGAATCCAACAAAGCATGACCCAGATATTCACTCACTCACTTGGACTTAGACTTtggaactaaaatatttgaaggaaCCCTCTGCATGTCCATGATGCCAGTGGCAGAAAATTgttgaataaacaaacaaaataattcattttcactttgtttccAAGGCAGTACCTCTCCCTGCATGTAATGAGCCAGCATCAATAGTATTGTAGTGAAAATAGCTAATAAAGCAGGTACAGCCTTATGCACGTATTATCTATCCtatgttttacataaaatgataacgtatttcttttcttttagcagGAGTAAGACCAGTGAAATTCACTGGCACTCTGTCCTCTCAGATTTCTCTGGCTTTAAGGACAAATCCACTCATCTCTGAACAAGATCGGTTGTGGACAATCTTCTGAGAGCTGATTTGCTGGCCGCATCGGATTTCAGCCCTTAATGGACATGTTCAAGATCCGGTAATCGATAAATCCTGATTGGTCTATCTCGTTTGTACTCCATCAGAACAGCAGAGGAAATGTGAACTTACACTTGGAGAGTATTTAAGTATTATTCCCATGTTTATCACATGCATtatctaagtttttttttttgtttttttaatctgaaacaagTTGATTCTTCTGCCGGTAGAAGAATGTAAACAAGCTCCTCTTTTCTGAACGACTGTGAAATAAGGGTGGATACCTAAAACCACACCTTCTCACACTTCTGTTCCAGCTGATAACACAAGCACGTTATGCTTCTGTCTTCAATTCATGGAGCCCTGGATTTATTTTAGTGGTATCTCTGTCCTGGGGNNNNNAAGCATTATCTCACACagtgaaatgttgaaaaatgcaCCATCTCACCTACAGAGACCTCCTGCGCAAAGGCGAGCGAGATGAGAAACAAAGGCAGCCCCACCGCCAGAATTGTCACTATTTTATCCAAGGCCAGCTCCAGACGGACCCCTTTGTACTTCGGCTCCTTGGCATCCTTTAACAAAAAGTCCGAAAACACGTACTCTGTGGCCACGGAGGCAATCGCCATGAGGgccgcacacacacaaaaaaaaaacctgagtgtGAGACTGAAGGAGAAGCCGCTCTTTGTATTacttaaaatgacaaaacctCGCAGCTTTTCGTCTGTCTGATGAAGAAAAAGCGTTcagaaaagagaaactgaatgaatatttaaagcaCAAATTAACTCTATTGTTCACCAAGCTCCTTGCACGCTGAGTGATGGATTAACCTGCTGCTATGCTGTCCCGTTAGTGAACCCAGACGCAAGGAGTTGATAGTGGAGCAAGGAGGCCTGCTAGAGGGCGCCATTGATCAGTTAGATGAATCTGTTACCATTGGAGACGGGAGAGAGCGTCGAGACCCTGCCCACATTCCAActgcattaaataaacagtgctTTATACgtaaaagttatttaataaatgtaagaataaaGAACTATATTTAATTCATGATATACGTAGTTTTTTCTGcgttaatttaattatttcatatttcaatCTAGCAAGAAACAATTAAAGCTGTATCTGTGGCTCATTAAAAGGACACTGCACAACTAATTATACTGAGCACAGAATTTAAATGAcgtaattattattactatatgACTATTCTATATTAATAGTGTACATCGCtttaattgacatttttatattttattaatataaatgtctaaaaaaatatatgaaggACGAAGtcttatttttacataatatcGTTCA harbors:
- the LOC103464757 gene encoding nuclear distribution protein nudE homolog 1, with product MVEPTAHSFPSLKEELEYWKEQAQKHQQRADEAQEELQEFQQMSRDYEAELETELKQCEGRNKELLLDNNRFRMELESIKEKFEAQHSEAFRHISTLEDDLAETKAVRDHLQKYIRELEQSNDDLERTKRATIMSLEDFEQRMNQVIERNAFLESELDEKENLLESVQRLKDEARDLRQELAVRQKERRPSSSLGKDSDRSEMLCSSPPNPSIPIMPSKPVASYMTPPASSIRRGDGLTGTPLTTSARISALNIVGELLRKVGNLESKLASCRDFVYETSSNRPMLPAGPCSPSGLDAGPEVQASSFSPPPQYDSLVKRLEFGPAPPRVVSHSPQSPQGGVKILL
- the LOC103464752 gene encoding pannexin-1; the encoded protein is MAIASVATEYVFSDFLLKDAKEPKYKGVRLELALDKIVTILAVGLPLFLISLAFAQEVSVGTQITCFTPFNFSMKQAVYVDSFCWAAVQYQADNSPLWLHKFFPYILLLIAILMSVPAALWRFTGVPYLSSDLNFIMEELDRFYNHAIKLAKNLATLDDRDAEQDSQSALDLAEGCFKYPLVEQYLKTKGFSCGLVVKYMVCQCLTLLVLLLSCVYLCYYIFLASLVDEFPCDVRTGMLKNDSAIPAAVQCKMVAVGVFRLLSYINLGVYLLLTPLVVLAALGPARQSSSFLQAYEMLPGFGALSKFKPIYNDLSIYLLFLKENLSELKSFKCLQVLELLQQSAEEGFDTMCVLQTLSQVKTDVFDSQKMGSITNICEMDKPKN